Proteins encoded by one window of Flagellimonas lutaonensis:
- the hisH gene encoding imidazole glycerol phosphate synthase subunit HisH codes for MKLVIIDYGAGNIQSIQFAFQRLGVDAVLTHDKEEIMKADKVIFPGVGEASSAMQKLCESGLDKIIPDLKQPVLGICLGMQLMCNSSEEGDTKGLGIFDTEVVKFKSPQPLKGGLKVPQIGWNEIKNLKTDLFHGVSENDYIYLVHSYYAPICNETIAVANYGLDYSAALAKDNFYGVQFHPEKSSKVGARILDNFLRM; via the coding sequence ATGAAATTAGTAATAATAGATTACGGTGCAGGGAACATTCAAAGCATCCAATTTGCATTTCAGCGACTGGGTGTCGATGCCGTACTGACCCATGACAAGGAAGAAATCATGAAGGCAGATAAAGTCATTTTTCCTGGGGTAGGTGAGGCGAGCAGTGCCATGCAGAAGTTATGCGAAAGCGGTCTCGATAAAATAATTCCCGATTTGAAGCAGCCTGTTCTGGGCATTTGTTTGGGCATGCAGTTGATGTGCAACTCCTCCGAAGAGGGCGATACCAAAGGACTGGGTATTTTTGATACAGAAGTGGTCAAATTTAAGAGCCCCCAACCCCTCAAAGGGGGCTTAAAAGTGCCGCAGATAGGTTGGAACGAAATCAAAAATTTGAAAACGGATTTGTTTCACGGTGTTTCAGAAAATGATTATATCTATTTGGTCCACAGTTATTATGCGCCGATCTGTAACGAAACAATTGCAGTTGCAAACTACGGACTCGATTATAGTGCGGCACTGGCAAAGGACAATTTCTATGGAGTGCAATTTCATCCCGAGAAGAGCAGCAAGGTAGGGGCCAGAATTTTAGATAATTTTTTGAGAATGTAA